One Sciurus carolinensis chromosome 10, mSciCar1.2, whole genome shotgun sequence genomic window carries:
- the LOC124995055 gene encoding secretory immunoglobulin A-binding protein EsiB-like, with protein sequence MRGLGQKQQTKVLCRDGRRSQLRKDKMKFLILGKQEGRTPASHTHTPGASQPRQRRTRSLDAWTKGELLVTVGTMISLLYIWLYSQSFHFHVAHFYAHLGYPRAQLIVGQRYLKGAGVVKDEERAMHWFRQASQQDHTHAAFNLAVRKLKNSRTEVGIPSLIPTGGCGNIHHGHHGNQWAVFDSYFYM encoded by the exons ATGCGGGGACTGGGccagaaacaacaaacaaaagtcctCTGCCGAGACGGCCGGAGAAGCCAACTACGGAAGGATAAGATGAAGTTCTTGATACTCGGAAAGCAGGAGGGAAGAACTCCAGCGAGCCACACACACACGCCTGGAGCCAGTCAGCCTCGGCAGCGCAGGACGCGTTCTCTGGACGCGTGGACTAAAGGGGAG ctcCTGGTCACAGTGGGAACCATGATTTCCCTCCTTTACATCTGGCTGTATTCCCAGAGTTTCCATTTCCATGTGGCACATTTTTATGCTCATCTTGGGTACCCCAGGGCTCAACTTATTGTTGGGCAGAGATACCTGAAAG GAGCTGGTGTGgtgaaagatgaagaaagggCAATGCATTGGTTTAG acaaGCCTCACAGCAGGACCATACCCATGCTGCCTTTAACCTTGCAGTAAGAAAGCTGAAAAACAGCCGGACGGAAGTAGG GATACCTTCCCTCATACCAACTGGTGGGTGTGGCAACATCCACCACGGTCACCATGGCAACCAATGGGCTGTGTTTGACTCATACTTCTACATGTAG